The genomic interval TACGACGTCGCGAGCGTGCTGCCCCAGGTGAAGGCCGTGGTGGCCGCGTCGGAGAGTCCCGCGCTGGGTGGCGCCAGCGCCGTGGTGCTCACCCTCCAAAATGGCGTGGACAGTCCGTCCGAGGTCGCCGCCGCGCTGGGAGAGCCCACTGTCATGGGTGGAACAACGTACATGTCCACCGCCATCCGCGAGCCGGGCGTCATCCGGCAGGTGGGCACGCTCCACCGGATTGTCCTGGGCGAGGCCTTCGGCGACACGTCCCACGTCTCCGCGCGCGTGCAGACCCTGCGCGACACCCTGGCCCAGGCGGGGCTCAACGTGGAGGCGGTGGCCGACATCCGAGGGCCGCTCTGGGAGAAGCTGGCCTTCCTCGCCGCCATGTCCGGGTTCTGCACCGCCGGCCGCGCGTCGGTGGGGACGCTGAGGGAGGGGCCCTTCTTCCGGGAGACATTCCGGGAAGCCGCCGCGGAGGTGCTTCGTGTCGCCGCCGCCGAGGGTGTCGTCACCACCACCCGCGCGGAGGACGTGGTGCGTTTCATGGAGAGCCTGGCGCCGGAGATGCGCCCGTCGATGATGGTGGACCTGGATGCGGGCAAGACCTTGGAGGTCGAATACCTCCAGGGCACGGTGGCCCGGCGCGGCCATGTCCTCGGCGTGCCCACGCCCGTCATGAGCACGCTCTATTCCGTCCTGCTC from Myxococcus stipitatus carries:
- a CDS encoding 2-dehydropantoate 2-reductase — encoded protein: MRFAIIGSGGVGGYYGARLVRAGHDVRFLARGAHLSAMRARGLSIQSPEGDFTVPVRAEDDATRLGPVDVVVLAVKNYDVASVLPQVKAVVAASESPALGGASAVVLTLQNGVDSPSEVAAALGEPTVMGGTTYMSTAIREPGVIRQVGTLHRIVLGEAFGDTSHVSARVQTLRDTLAQAGLNVEAVADIRGPLWEKLAFLAAMSGFCTAGRASVGTLREGPFFRETFREAAAEVLRVAAAEGVVTTTRAEDVVRFMESLAPEMRPSMMVDLDAGKTLEVEYLQGTVARRGHVLGVPTPVMSTLYSVLLPHARGPRQG